One Pseudonocardia abyssalis DNA segment encodes these proteins:
- a CDS encoding helix-turn-helix domain-containing protein: MAAEVPEMIGAPFLTVAEVADRMRVSKMTVYRLVHSGELPAVRFGRSFRVQRSAVEELIRDARYEAG, encoded by the coding sequence ATGGCTGCAGAAGTGCCGGAGATGATCGGCGCACCGTTCCTCACCGTGGCCGAGGTGGCGGACCGGATGCGTGTGTCGAAGATGACGGTCTACCGGCTGGTGCACAGCGGGGAGCTCCCGGCGGTGCGGTTCGGGAGGTCGTTCCGCGTGCAGCGCAGCGCGGTGGAGGAGTTGATCCGCGACGCCCGGTACGAGGCGGGCTGA
- a CDS encoding transglutaminase-like domain-containing protein codes for MHRRQVTAFLELDVTEPALLAFQVAVASGSADEKLSITRDGEAVPWREVPAAHDGRLHVVDAQVGRTVLEYAATVSGELPAPETTELDLLAYRRPSRYCPSDRLLSIANGEFDGIDDTGELVSAVRDFVYGRLFYLSGSSKPTDDAIDTLLLGEGVCRDYAHLVVALLRARDVPARLVAVYAPGLDPMDFHAVVEAWVDGSWRVLDSTGLAPRQSMLRIGTGRDAADTAFLSVHHGIANLLSVRVLAVVDELPNDDGTAVVTLT; via the coding sequence GTGCACCGTCGTCAGGTAACCGCGTTCCTCGAGCTGGACGTCACCGAGCCCGCTCTCCTCGCCTTCCAGGTGGCCGTCGCGTCCGGGTCGGCCGACGAGAAGCTGTCGATCACCCGCGACGGTGAGGCGGTGCCGTGGCGGGAGGTCCCCGCTGCGCACGACGGACGCCTGCACGTCGTCGACGCACAGGTGGGGCGCACGGTACTGGAGTACGCGGCCACCGTCTCCGGTGAGCTGCCCGCACCGGAGACCACCGAGCTCGACCTCCTGGCCTATCGGCGCCCCAGCCGCTACTGCCCGTCGGACCGGCTGCTGTCGATCGCGAACGGCGAGTTCGACGGCATCGACGACACCGGCGAGCTCGTGTCCGCCGTCCGCGACTTCGTGTACGGGCGGCTGTTCTACCTCAGCGGGTCCAGCAAGCCCACCGACGACGCGATCGACACCCTCCTGCTCGGGGAGGGCGTCTGCCGCGACTACGCGCACCTCGTCGTCGCCCTGCTCCGCGCCCGCGACGTGCCCGCCCGGCTCGTCGCGGTCTACGCGCCCGGGCTCGACCCGATGGATTTCCACGCCGTCGTCGAGGCGTGGGTCGACGGGTCCTGGCGGGTCCTCGACTCCACCGGGCTCGCGCCACGGCAGTCGATGCTGCGGATCGGCACCGGCCGCGACGCCGCCGACACCGCGTTCCTGTCGGTGCACCACGGCATCGCGAACCTGTTGTCGGTGCGCGTGCTCGCCGTCGTCGACGAGTTGCCGAACGACGACGGGACCGCGGTCGTCACGCTGACCTGA
- a CDS encoding alpha/beta fold hydrolase, whose product MTILRSLPTGPELQFRMVHGYRRAFRIAGSGPPVVLVHGIGDSSATWSPVLAALARRHLVIAPDLLGHGSSDKPRADYSVAAYANGVRDLLGVLGVERATLVGHSLGGGVAMQFAYQFPERTERLVLVGSGGAGPDVTPVLRAMTLPGAAVALGLLRMPTARLQVGAGVALLRMLGTDLGQDAPDLLRMVDALPDATARAAFIRTLRAVVDWRGQVVTMLDRCYLTRGMPTMLVWGARDAVVPIAHAHRAHDAMPGSRLEIFDGAGHFPFHTDPLRFVTLLEEFLATTTPARWSAEQWRQLLRDPEPAETLHTVGERNAT is encoded by the coding sequence ATGACGATCCTGCGCTCCCTGCCGACGGGCCCCGAGCTGCAGTTCCGCATGGTCCACGGATACCGCAGGGCGTTCCGGATCGCCGGATCCGGCCCGCCGGTCGTGCTCGTGCACGGGATCGGCGACAGCTCGGCCACGTGGTCGCCGGTGCTCGCCGCGCTGGCCCGGCGCCACCTGGTGATCGCGCCCGATCTGCTCGGGCACGGCAGCTCCGACAAGCCGCGTGCCGACTACTCGGTGGCCGCCTACGCCAACGGCGTGCGCGACCTGCTCGGCGTCCTCGGGGTGGAGCGCGCCACGCTCGTCGGGCACTCGCTCGGCGGCGGGGTGGCGATGCAGTTCGCCTACCAGTTCCCCGAGCGCACCGAGCGGCTCGTGCTCGTCGGCAGCGGCGGCGCGGGCCCGGACGTCACCCCGGTCCTGCGCGCGATGACGCTGCCCGGTGCCGCGGTGGCGCTGGGCCTGCTGCGGATGCCGACCGCGCGGCTTCAGGTGGGGGCCGGAGTGGCACTGCTGCGGATGCTGGGCACCGATCTCGGTCAGGACGCCCCCGACCTGCTCCGGATGGTCGACGCGCTGCCCGACGCGACCGCGCGTGCCGCGTTCATCCGCACGCTGCGCGCGGTCGTCGACTGGCGGGGGCAGGTGGTGACGATGCTCGACCGCTGCTACCTCACCCGCGGCATGCCCACGATGCTGGTCTGGGGCGCCCGCGACGCCGTGGTGCCGATCGCGCACGCCCACCGCGCCCACGACGCGATGCCCGGCAGCCGCCTGGAGATCTTCGACGGCGCCGGGCACTTCCCTTTCCACACCGACCCGTTGCGCTTCGTCACGCTGCTGGAGGAGTTCCTCGCGACGACCACCCCGGCGCGGTGGAGCGCGGAGCAGTGGCGGCAGCTGCTGCGCGACCCGGAACCGGCCGAGACCCTGCACACCGTCGGCGAGCGCAACGCCACCTGA
- a CDS encoding vitamin B12-dependent ribonucleotide reductase: MTETVGTASGRGKKAPRATRPAAGLTIERIHTTAGVHPYDEVTWERRDVVMTNWRDGTINFEQRGVEFPSTWSVNATNIVTSKYFRGAVGAVERESSLRQLIDRVVGVYHRSGLDNGYFATDADAEVFAHELTWMLLHQVFSFNSPVWFNVGTTSPQQVSACFILAVDDTMESILNWYREEGLIFKGGSGAGLNLSRIRSSKELLSSGGTASGPVSFMRGADASAGTIKSGGATRRAAKMVVLDVDHPDIEEFVETKSKEEAKVRVLRDAGFDMDLGGSDITSVQYQNANNSVRVTDEFMRAVEAGTDFGLRARMTGEVIESVDAKKLFRGIAEAAWACADPGIQYDGTINDWHTTPESGRISASNPCSEYMHLDNSSCNLASLNLLTFLGDDGQFDAARFQKSVELIITAMDISICFADFPTDPIGETTRAFRQLGIGYANLGALLMATGHAYDSEGGRALAAAITSLMTGASYKRSAELAGVVGPYEGYARNASAHQRVMRKHAAANDDVRTFPASSGIHKLATIAWKDCLAAGERNGWRNAQASVLAPTGTIGLMMDCDTTGIEPDLALVKFKKLVGGGSMQIVNQTVPRALTKLGYQAEQAEAIVEYVGEHGHVVDAPGLRTDHYEVFDCAMGERVIAAMGHVRMMAAVQPFLSGAISKTVNMPETATVEDVERVYLEGWKLGLKALAIYRDNCKVGQPLSAGKSAKSSGGGEKETVTVVEQRPVRRRLPKKRSSETVSFTVGGAEGYLTAGAYPDGGVGEIFVKLGKQGSTLSGVMDAFSMSISVGLQYGIPLEFYVSKFSNLRFEPAGMTDDPDLRIATSVLDYLFRRLALDHLPYEKRAQLGIFSADERTAQVADQYGETVDVEGLRQGVETEPVAGPPAGSSKAPVEVGSSTELLELRMGKAADAPLCMTCGTKMRPAGSCYLCEGCGSTSGCS, translated from the coding sequence ATGACCGAGACCGTCGGCACCGCGTCCGGACGCGGGAAGAAGGCACCCCGGGCCACCCGGCCCGCTGCGGGCCTCACGATCGAGCGGATCCACACCACCGCCGGCGTGCACCCCTACGACGAGGTCACCTGGGAACGCCGCGACGTCGTCATGACGAACTGGCGCGACGGCACGATCAACTTCGAGCAGCGCGGCGTCGAGTTCCCGAGCACCTGGTCGGTCAACGCCACCAACATCGTCACCAGCAAGTACTTCCGCGGCGCGGTCGGGGCGGTGGAGCGCGAGTCGAGCCTGCGTCAGCTGATCGACCGCGTGGTCGGGGTCTACCACCGCTCGGGCCTGGACAACGGCTACTTCGCCACCGACGCCGATGCCGAGGTGTTCGCCCACGAGCTCACCTGGATGCTGCTGCACCAGGTGTTCAGCTTCAACTCCCCGGTCTGGTTCAACGTCGGCACGACCTCGCCGCAGCAGGTCAGCGCGTGCTTCATCCTCGCCGTCGACGACACGATGGAGTCGATCCTCAACTGGTACCGCGAGGAGGGGCTGATCTTCAAGGGCGGCTCCGGCGCGGGCCTGAACCTCTCCCGGATCCGGAGCTCGAAGGAGCTGCTCTCCTCGGGCGGCACCGCCTCCGGGCCGGTCTCGTTCATGCGCGGCGCCGACGCCAGCGCGGGCACCATCAAGTCCGGCGGGGCCACGCGCCGCGCGGCGAAGATGGTCGTCCTCGACGTCGACCACCCCGACATCGAGGAGTTCGTCGAGACCAAGTCCAAGGAGGAGGCCAAGGTCCGCGTACTGCGCGACGCCGGGTTCGACATGGACCTCGGCGGCTCCGACATCACCTCGGTGCAGTACCAGAACGCCAACAACTCCGTCCGGGTCACCGACGAGTTCATGCGGGCCGTCGAGGCGGGCACCGATTTCGGGCTCCGCGCGCGGATGACCGGTGAGGTCATCGAATCGGTCGACGCGAAGAAGCTGTTCCGCGGAATCGCCGAGGCCGCGTGGGCCTGCGCCGATCCCGGTATCCAGTACGACGGCACCATCAACGACTGGCACACCACCCCGGAATCGGGCCGGATCTCCGCGTCCAACCCGTGTTCGGAGTACATGCACCTGGACAACTCCAGCTGCAATCTCGCGTCGCTGAACCTGCTCACGTTCCTCGGTGACGACGGCCAGTTCGACGCCGCGCGTTTCCAGAAGTCGGTCGAGCTCATCATCACCGCGATGGACATCTCCATCTGCTTCGCCGACTTCCCGACCGACCCGATCGGCGAGACCACCCGCGCGTTCCGACAGCTCGGGATCGGCTACGCCAACCTCGGCGCGCTGCTGATGGCCACCGGCCACGCCTACGACTCCGAGGGCGGCCGGGCGCTGGCCGCGGCCATCACCTCGCTGATGACCGGCGCGTCCTACAAGCGCTCCGCCGAGCTGGCCGGCGTCGTCGGCCCGTACGAGGGCTACGCCCGCAACGCGAGCGCCCACCAGCGCGTCATGCGCAAGCACGCCGCGGCCAACGACGACGTCCGCACGTTCCCGGCGAGCTCCGGGATCCACAAGCTCGCCACCATCGCGTGGAAGGACTGCCTGGCGGCGGGGGAACGCAACGGCTGGCGCAACGCGCAGGCCTCGGTGCTCGCCCCCACCGGCACCATCGGCCTGATGATGGACTGCGACACCACCGGCATCGAGCCGGACCTCGCGCTGGTCAAGTTCAAGAAGCTCGTCGGTGGCGGGTCGATGCAGATCGTCAACCAGACGGTGCCGCGGGCGCTGACCAAGCTCGGCTACCAGGCCGAGCAGGCCGAGGCCATCGTCGAGTACGTCGGCGAGCACGGGCACGTCGTCGACGCCCCCGGCCTGCGCACCGACCACTACGAGGTCTTCGACTGCGCGATGGGCGAGCGGGTCATCGCCGCCATGGGCCACGTCCGCATGATGGCCGCGGTGCAGCCGTTCCTGTCCGGTGCGATCTCCAAGACGGTGAACATGCCGGAGACGGCCACCGTCGAGGACGTCGAGCGCGTGTACCTGGAGGGCTGGAAGCTCGGCCTCAAGGCGCTGGCGATCTACCGCGACAACTGCAAGGTCGGCCAGCCGCTCTCGGCGGGCAAGTCGGCGAAGTCCTCCGGCGGGGGGGAGAAGGAGACCGTCACCGTCGTCGAACAGCGGCCGGTGCGGCGTCGCCTGCCCAAGAAGCGGTCCAGTGAGACGGTGTCGTTCACCGTGGGCGGTGCCGAGGGCTACCTCACCGCGGGCGCCTACCCGGACGGCGGCGTCGGCGAGATCTTCGTCAAGCTCGGCAAGCAGGGCTCCACGCTGTCGGGCGTGATGGACGCGTTCTCGATGTCGATCTCGGTGGGCCTGCAGTACGGCATCCCGCTGGAGTTCTACGTCTCGAAGTTCTCCAATCTGCGCTTCGAGCCGGCGGGCATGACCGACGACCCGGACCTGCGCATCGCCACCAGCGTGCTCGACTACCTGTTCCGCCGGCTCGCGCTCGATCACCTGCCGTACGAGAAGCGCGCGCAGCTCGGCATCTTCTCCGCCGACGAGCGCACCGCGCAGGTGGCCGACCAGTACGGCGAGACGGTCGACGTCGAGGGCCTGCGCCAGGGCGTGGAGACCGAGCCGGTCGCCGGCCCCCCGGCAGGTTCGTCGAAGGCCCCGGTGGAGGTCGGCAGCTCCACCGAGCTGCTCGAGCTGCGCATGGGCAAGGCCGCCGACGCGCCGCTGTGCATGACCTGCGGCACGAAGATGCGCCCCGCGGGCTCCTGCTACCTGTGCGAGGGCTGCGGCAGCACCAGCGGCTGCAGCTGA
- the nrdR gene encoding transcriptional regulator NrdR — translation MRCPFCRHSDCRVIDSREVDDGVATRRRRSCASCGRRFTTVEEAVLAVVKRSGVTEPFSRDKVVSGVRRACQGRPVDEDALAQLAHRVEEAVRAGGTAEIPSHEVGLAILGPLRDLDEVAYLRFASVYRSFSSIEDFEKEIADLRDTPARDTPARAAPV, via the coding sequence GTGCGCTGCCCGTTCTGCCGCCACTCCGACTGCCGGGTCATCGATTCCCGCGAGGTCGACGACGGGGTCGCCACCCGCCGCCGGCGCTCCTGCGCCTCCTGCGGGCGCCGGTTCACCACCGTCGAGGAAGCGGTGTTGGCCGTCGTCAAGCGCAGCGGGGTCACGGAGCCGTTCAGCCGCGACAAGGTCGTCAGCGGTGTCCGCCGGGCCTGTCAGGGCCGGCCCGTCGACGAGGACGCGCTGGCGCAGCTCGCGCACCGCGTCGAGGAGGCCGTCCGCGCGGGCGGCACCGCCGAGATCCCCAGCCACGAGGTCGGCCTGGCGATCCTCGGCCCGCTCCGCGACCTCGACGAGGTCGCCTACCTCCGGTTCGCGAGCGTCTACCGGTCCTTCTCCTCGATCGAGGACTTCGAGAAGGAGATCGCCGACCTGCGCGACACACCCGCGCGCGACACACCCGCCCGCGCCGCGCCCGTCTGA
- the lexA gene encoding transcriptional repressor LexA, whose amino-acid sequence MARDEPGPTGGDDEGVRPGPTARVSTFPDPASAPVGLTPRQRKVLEVIRDWVERHGYPPSVREIGDAVGLTSTSSVHHQLRTLERKGYLRRDPNRTRAVDVRPPDEQPDAASSDTGVVERPTPAFVPLLGTIAAGGPILAEQAVESVFPLPREIVGEGTLFLLKVRGDSMVEKAITDGDWVVVRQQPVAENGEIVAAMIDGEATVKTFTRRDGHVWLMPANAAYDPIPGDDATVLGRVVTVLRRL is encoded by the coding sequence ATGGCACGGGACGAGCCCGGCCCGACGGGTGGCGACGACGAGGGAGTACGCCCCGGGCCGACCGCCCGGGTGAGCACGTTCCCCGACCCCGCGAGCGCCCCCGTCGGCCTCACTCCCCGGCAACGCAAGGTGCTGGAGGTCATCCGCGACTGGGTGGAGCGCCACGGCTACCCGCCGAGCGTCCGCGAGATCGGCGACGCCGTCGGCCTCACGTCCACCTCGTCGGTGCACCACCAGCTGCGCACCCTCGAGCGCAAGGGCTACCTGCGGCGCGACCCCAACCGCACCCGCGCGGTCGACGTCCGCCCGCCCGACGAGCAGCCCGACGCGGCGTCGTCGGACACCGGGGTCGTCGAGCGGCCCACGCCTGCCTTCGTGCCGCTGCTCGGCACGATCGCCGCCGGTGGACCGATCCTGGCCGAGCAGGCGGTGGAGAGCGTGTTCCCGCTGCCGCGCGAGATCGTCGGCGAGGGCACCCTGTTCCTGCTGAAGGTGCGGGGCGACTCGATGGTCGAGAAGGCCATCACCGACGGCGACTGGGTGGTCGTACGCCAGCAGCCCGTCGCCGAGAACGGCGAGATCGTCGCGGCGATGATCGACGGCGAGGCCACGGTCAAGACGTTCACCCGGCGCGACGGGCACGTGTGGCTGATGCCGGCCAACGCGGCCTACGACCCGATCCCCGGTGACGACGCCACGGTGCTCGGGCGCGTCGTCACGGTCCTGCGGCGGCTCTGA
- a CDS encoding universal stress protein translates to MPIVTGYEDTPGGHDALVLGAQLTRLTGLSAVVATVYPTDARGLAVVARDPRWREKARKVAAARFQQARRLIGDGWGDDEPEFVALTPGSVADVLADHADDVGAAVLVVGSTGHGLLGRLAPGRTVQRLLPLARCPVAIAPRGYRHLGTGIMTVVTVAYDGSAEADRAVTVAVHLAGRTGAAVRVVTVAEDADAVPAAQALAHKGIASLPVEVDAISDVVIGPVAATLAALPDRTDVLVVGSRGYRFMQRLLLGGVAGVLVRTARYPVIVVPAGVRAAAGP, encoded by the coding sequence GTGCCGATCGTCACCGGTTACGAGGACACGCCGGGCGGGCACGACGCGCTCGTCCTGGGTGCGCAGCTGACCCGGCTCACCGGGCTGAGTGCGGTGGTGGCCACGGTCTACCCGACCGACGCACGGGGTCTCGCGGTGGTCGCCCGCGACCCGCGGTGGCGGGAGAAGGCGCGCAAGGTCGCGGCGGCCCGGTTCCAGCAGGCGCGCCGGCTCATCGGCGACGGCTGGGGCGACGACGAGCCGGAGTTCGTGGCCCTCACACCCGGCTCCGTGGCCGACGTCCTCGCCGACCACGCCGACGACGTGGGGGCCGCCGTCCTCGTGGTGGGGTCGACCGGTCACGGCCTGCTCGGCCGCCTCGCCCCCGGCCGCACGGTGCAGCGGCTGCTGCCGCTCGCGCGCTGCCCGGTGGCGATCGCGCCGCGCGGCTACCGGCACCTCGGCACCGGCATCATGACCGTGGTGACCGTCGCCTACGACGGCAGCGCGGAGGCCGACCGGGCGGTGACCGTGGCCGTGCACCTCGCCGGCCGGACCGGAGCCGCGGTACGGGTCGTGACCGTCGCGGAGGACGCCGACGCCGTGCCGGCCGCCCAGGCGCTCGCGCACAAGGGCATCGCGTCGCTGCCGGTGGAGGTCGACGCCATCAGCGACGTCGTCATCGGCCCGGTGGCGGCCACGCTCGCCGCCCTGCCGGACCGCACGGACGTGCTGGTGGTGGGCTCCCGCGGCTACCGCTTCATGCAGCGGCTGCTGCTGGGCGGGGTGGCGGGGGTGCTGGTGCGCACCGCCCGCTATCCGGTGATCGTGGTGCCCGCGGGCGTCAGAGCCGCCGCAGGACCGTGA
- a CDS encoding esterase-like activity of phytase family protein, producing MAALAVAAPPAPEVRCTVTDDRLAELSGMVVADGEVWAMSDGGRSVQVHRLDPGGSGGGCEIVDTRTADVDPFDAEDLALGPDGEFWVADTGDNERSRETVAAIVLPVRGEARLHRFAYPDGPHDAEAMLVDADGVPFVITKEVGTPAGVYRPTSAPEGRGPFPLERVAQVSLPVSDTEGGPVGGIGSRTVTGAAMSTDGRVVALRTYTDAWLFPVVDGDIATALQGEPARVPLAGEPQGEAVTFEADGTLLSASETRGGVPGELRAVPGAAALAAQPFTPPADTPAEPVAEPAPEWLPALIGGGVAVGLLVLLAAALSWRARRR from the coding sequence GTGGCGGCCCTCGCGGTCGCGGCCCCACCCGCGCCCGAGGTCCGCTGCACGGTCACCGACGACCGGCTCGCGGAGCTGTCCGGGATGGTCGTCGCCGACGGTGAGGTGTGGGCGATGTCCGACGGCGGCCGCAGCGTGCAGGTGCACCGCCTGGATCCTGGAGGATCGGGCGGGGGCTGCGAGATCGTCGACACCCGCACCGCCGACGTCGACCCGTTCGACGCCGAGGACCTCGCGCTGGGGCCCGACGGGGAGTTCTGGGTGGCCGACACCGGCGACAACGAGCGCTCGCGCGAGACCGTCGCCGCGATCGTGCTGCCCGTGCGCGGGGAGGCCCGGCTGCACCGCTTCGCCTACCCCGACGGCCCGCACGACGCCGAGGCGATGCTCGTCGACGCCGACGGGGTGCCGTTCGTGATCACCAAGGAGGTCGGGACGCCCGCCGGGGTGTACCGGCCCACCTCGGCTCCCGAGGGCAGGGGGCCGTTCCCGCTGGAGCGCGTGGCGCAGGTGTCGCTGCCCGTCTCCGACACCGAGGGCGGGCCGGTCGGCGGGATCGGGTCGCGCACCGTCACGGGGGCCGCGATGTCGACCGACGGGCGGGTCGTCGCGCTGCGCACGTACACCGACGCCTGGCTGTTCCCCGTCGTCGACGGCGACATCGCGACCGCGCTGCAGGGCGAGCCCGCGCGGGTGCCGCTGGCCGGGGAGCCGCAGGGCGAGGCCGTGACGTTCGAGGCCGACGGCACGCTGCTCTCGGCCTCGGAGACCCGCGGCGGGGTGCCGGGGGAGCTGCGCGCGGTGCCCGGGGCCGCCGCACTGGCCGCGCAGCCGTTCACCCCGCCCGCAGACACCCCCGCGGAACCCGTGGCCGAGCCCGCACCCGAGTGGCTGCCCGCCCTGATCGGCGGCGGGGTGGCCGTGGGCCTGCTGGTGCTGCTCGCCGCGGCGCTCTCCTGGCGGGCCCGGCGCCGCTGA
- the hflX gene encoding GTPase HflX, with protein MTEPVLSRSNATGDYELEERSSLRRVVGLSTELTDITEVEYRKLRLERVVLVGVWTEGTSEQARGSMEELARLAETAGSQVMDALIQRRPKPDPATYIGSGKVEELLGVVQSTGADTVICDGELSPGQLRQLEEKLKVKVVDRTALILDIFAQHARSRDGKAQVELAQLSYLLPRLRGWGEALSRQVGGRAAGGVGIGGRGPGETKIELDRRRIRDRMSKLRREIGAMKQIRETQRGSRRRNEIPGVAIVGYTNAGKSSLLNALTGAGVLVEDALFATLDPTTRRSSTSDGRTYTLTDTVGFVRHLPHQLVEAFRSTLEETAGADLLVHVVDASDAIPEDQIKAVREVLVEIGEKQQGTMPRELLVVNKTDAAGDLQLARLRHLLPDAVFVSAKRGDGIDKLEARIAELLPRPEVDVELLMPYVEGSLVARVHAEGEVLAEEHTPDGTRMHARVGAELATAVLPYVLVEGSH; from the coding sequence ATGACTGAACCAGTCCTGTCCCGTTCCAACGCCACCGGCGACTACGAGCTCGAGGAACGCTCCTCGCTCCGCCGCGTCGTCGGGCTGTCCACCGAGCTCACCGACATCACCGAGGTCGAGTACCGCAAGCTCCGCCTGGAGCGCGTGGTGCTCGTCGGGGTGTGGACCGAGGGCACCTCCGAGCAGGCCCGCGGCTCCATGGAGGAGCTCGCCCGCCTCGCCGAGACCGCCGGCTCCCAGGTGATGGACGCGCTCATCCAGCGGCGCCCCAAGCCCGACCCCGCCACCTACATCGGCTCCGGCAAGGTCGAGGAGCTGCTGGGGGTCGTGCAGTCGACCGGCGCCGACACCGTCATCTGCGACGGCGAGCTCTCGCCCGGTCAGCTGCGGCAGCTGGAGGAGAAGCTCAAGGTCAAGGTCGTCGACCGCACCGCGCTGATCCTCGACATCTTCGCCCAGCACGCCCGCAGCCGGGACGGCAAGGCGCAGGTCGAGCTCGCGCAGCTGTCCTACCTGCTCCCGCGCCTGCGCGGCTGGGGCGAGGCGCTGTCGCGGCAGGTCGGTGGTCGCGCCGCGGGCGGAGTCGGCATCGGTGGCCGCGGCCCCGGTGAGACGAAGATCGAGCTCGACCGGCGGCGCATCCGCGACCGCATGTCCAAGCTGCGCCGCGAGATCGGCGCCATGAAGCAGATCCGCGAGACCCAGCGCGGGTCGCGGCGGCGCAACGAGATCCCGGGCGTCGCGATCGTCGGCTACACCAACGCGGGCAAGTCGAGCCTGCTCAACGCGCTGACCGGCGCGGGCGTGCTCGTCGAGGACGCGCTGTTCGCGACCCTCGACCCGACGACCCGCCGCTCGTCCACCTCCGACGGCCGGACGTACACGCTCACCGACACCGTCGGCTTCGTGCGGCACCTGCCCCACCAGCTGGTCGAGGCGTTCCGGTCCACGCTGGAGGAGACGGCGGGGGCCGACCTGCTCGTGCACGTCGTCGACGCCTCCGACGCGATCCCGGAGGACCAGATCAAGGCGGTCCGCGAGGTGCTCGTCGAGATCGGGGAGAAGCAGCAGGGCACGATGCCGCGCGAGCTGCTGGTCGTCAACAAGACCGACGCGGCCGGTGACCTGCAGCTGGCCCGGCTGCGCCACCTGCTGCCCGACGCCGTGTTCGTCTCGGCGAAGCGCGGCGACGGCATCGACAAGCTCGAGGCCCGCATCGCCGAGCTGCTGCCGCGCCCGGAGGTCGACGTGGAGCTGCTGATGCCCTACGTCGAGGGCTCGCTGGTCGCCCGCGTGCACGCCGAGGGGGAGGTGCTGGCGGAGGAGCACACGCCCGACGGCACGCGGATGCACGCGCGGGTCGGCGCCGAGCTGGCCACGGCGGTGCTGCCGTATGTGCTGGTGGAGGGCTCGCACTGA
- the dapF gene encoding diaminopimelate epimerase, with translation MQFSKGHGTENDFVVLPDPDGALDLTPARVAALCDRRRGLGADGVLRVVRWAALGDGPEPEPGVEWFMDYRNADGSLAEMCGNGVRVYARYLVHRGWLADGVDLALGTRGGVRTVRIDGDEVSVDMGRAEVGEASTASVDGEAFAGVAVDVGNPHLACVTDVAIDQLDLTRPPGHDPSLFPHGVNVEFVTPVVGDEVRMRVHERGVGETRSCGTGTVAAVVAALRHAGRDTGTVGVSTPGGRLRVTVTDSTTILHGPAVLVAHGDLDAESLD, from the coding sequence GTGCAGTTCAGCAAGGGTCACGGCACCGAGAACGACTTCGTGGTGCTCCCCGATCCCGATGGTGCCCTCGACCTGACGCCTGCCCGCGTCGCCGCGCTGTGCGACCGCCGCCGCGGCCTCGGGGCCGACGGTGTGCTGCGCGTCGTCCGCTGGGCCGCACTCGGTGACGGACCGGAGCCCGAGCCGGGCGTCGAATGGTTCATGGACTACCGCAACGCCGACGGCAGCCTCGCCGAGATGTGTGGCAACGGAGTACGCGTCTACGCCCGCTACCTCGTGCACCGCGGCTGGCTCGCCGACGGCGTCGACCTGGCGCTGGGCACCCGCGGCGGCGTCCGCACCGTGCGGATCGACGGCGACGAGGTGTCGGTCGACATGGGTCGCGCCGAGGTCGGGGAGGCCAGCACCGCGAGCGTCGACGGGGAGGCCTTCGCGGGCGTCGCGGTCGACGTCGGCAACCCGCACCTGGCGTGCGTCACCGACGTCGCGATCGACCAGCTCGACCTCACCCGCCCGCCCGGCCACGACCCGTCGCTGTTCCCGCACGGGGTCAATGTCGAGTTCGTGACGCCGGTGGTCGGCGACGAGGTGAGGATGCGCGTGCACGAGCGCGGCGTGGGGGAGACCCGCTCGTGCGGCACCGGGACCGTCGCCGCCGTCGTGGCGGCGTTGCGGCACGCCGGGCGCGACACCGGCACCGTCGGCGTCTCGACACCCGGCGGGCGGCTGCGCGTCACCGTCACCGACTCCACGACGATCCTGCACGGGCCCGCCGTGCTGGTCGCGCACGGTGACCTGGACGCGGAATCACTCGACTAG